The Candidatus Polarisedimenticolia bacterium DNA segment TTCGGGCGCTCGGCCATCGGAAGCCTCAGGAGCGGGCGAGAAGGCGCCGGATGCGCTCGCCGATGGGAGGATGGGTGCTGAACAGGCTCATCCAGCTCGCGGCGGAGAACGGCTTTACGATAAACAGATGGTTCGTCGCGGGATTGCTCGCGGCGACCATCGGGACTTGACGGGAATACTGCTCGATCTTCTCGAGGGCGCGGGCGAGGCCCTGCGGGCGGCCGATCATCTCGGCGGCGCTCTCGTCGGCCTGGTATTCGCGCGAGCGGGAGACCGCCATCTGGATGAGCATGGCGGCCAGGGGGGCCACGATGGCTGCGACCAGAAGACCGAGGACTCCTCCGCCGCGCTCCCCGTCGCGGCGATCACCCATGCCGCCGAAAATCGCCGCGAACCTCGCCATGTTGGCCAGGAACATGATGGCTCCCGCCAGGGTCGCGGCCACGGAGCTGATCAGGATGTCACGGTTGCGCACGTGGCTCAGCTCGTGGGCGAGGACGCCCTCCAGCTCCTGGTCGTCCAGAATCTCCAGAATTCCCTGGGTGACTGCTACCGCGGCGTGCTCCGGATCTCTTCCCGTTGCGAAGGCATTCGGGGCCCTTTCCGGAAGGAGGTAGAGGCGGGGCATCGGCAGCGAGGCGTTGGCGCACAGCCGCTGCACGATGGCGTGCAGCCGGGGGGCTTCGCCAGGGCTCAGAGGCTTCGCCCGGGTTGCCGCCAGGACCATCTTGTCCGAGAACCAGTAGCTGAAGAAGTTCATCCCCG contains these protein-coding regions:
- the htpX gene encoding zinc metalloprotease HtpX; translated protein: MMNSVKTAFLLGLLTVLMVGVGGFLGGRGGALVALVLAAGMNFFSYWFSDKMVLAATRAKPLSPGEAPRLHAIVQRLCANASLPMPRLYLLPERAPNAFATGRDPEHAAVAVTQGILEILDDQELEGVLAHELSHVRNRDILISSVAATLAGAIMFLANMARFAAIFGGMGDRRDGERGGGVLGLLVAAIVAPLAAMLIQMAVSRSREYQADESAAEMIGRPQGLARALEKIEQYSRQVPMVAASNPATNHLFIVKPFSAASWMSLFSTHPPIGERIRRLLARS